The proteins below come from a single Candidatus Hydrogenedentota bacterium genomic window:
- a CDS encoding glycoside hydrolase family 92 protein, giving the protein MSFAKKALKVLLLLVLAAVALPVLFLGGLRLHYLNIVRPAQTLVTDEFPGPLGAKVNVFSGTGNAFWMCGHNTPAAATPFGMVRLGPDTVSMLVEKPALNRSGYFYGDNRTTGFSHTRLVGADAQEGGVFRVFPTVASRLKKVTAPGRKTKFSHRDEKGFPGYYAVKLPAEGVLAEMTATPRSGAHRYTFSGADPAVLLLDVTSSIGDRRCENGTVSILPGAGEVEGACRLYGSFSGRYDGLDVFFAARSSVPFSAHGTRIREQVKMGAVQAAGNELGILLQYPPSVRQVELRVGISYVSIANARANLDAEAPPATAFPVLVKGARDAWEAYLGRIRVKGGTETQQRILHTALYRTAMMPTLFTDVTGEYMGFDKAVHRAEGFTYYTDFSLWDTFRTAHPLYNLVAPGETGDFMRSLLEMAKAGGAFPRWPSGAGYTNCMFGTPADAVVSEAWLKGIRGFDIEAAYTILRQTATSGPPEGCRFAGRGGLQDYLQYGYCPTDKMRKAVSATLEYAWEDHALSLLAGALGKEDDAREFARRAQFYRNLWNPATRFFQPRDSQGRFTEPFEPLALSYTDFKQKYTKDFVEGSPMQWRWCVPHDPEGLVSLFGGPQRFVPELESFMEKTRKKTGAWHPGSHYWHGNEHHLNAAYLFNHAGRRDLTQKWVRRILDTKYADDYVGVDGNDDGGTLSSWYVLSALGIYPIAGTVTYELGIPLFDEAVVDIGGGKTLKVTAENNAPGDMRVREVTAGGTPVETATLTHDQLMAANELRFVLTPPK; this is encoded by the coding sequence ATGAGTTTTGCAAAAAAGGCCCTGAAGGTCCTGCTTCTCCTGGTCCTCGCCGCGGTGGCGCTGCCCGTCCTGTTCTTGGGCGGGCTCCGGCTGCACTATCTCAACATTGTCCGCCCGGCCCAGACGCTGGTGACCGACGAGTTCCCCGGCCCCCTGGGCGCCAAGGTGAACGTGTTCAGCGGCACCGGCAACGCGTTCTGGATGTGCGGGCACAACACCCCCGCCGCCGCCACCCCCTTCGGCATGGTGCGCCTCGGCCCGGACACAGTCTCCATGCTGGTGGAGAAGCCCGCCCTGAACCGGTCGGGCTATTTCTACGGGGACAACCGGACGACCGGATTCAGCCACACCCGGCTCGTCGGCGCCGACGCCCAGGAGGGCGGTGTCTTCCGGGTCTTCCCCACGGTGGCCTCCCGGCTGAAGAAGGTGACCGCCCCGGGCCGCAAGACGAAGTTCTCGCACCGGGACGAGAAGGGCTTCCCCGGGTACTACGCCGTCAAGCTCCCCGCCGAGGGCGTGCTCGCGGAGATGACCGCCACCCCGCGCAGCGGGGCGCATCGCTACACCTTTTCCGGCGCGGACCCGGCCGTGCTGCTGCTGGACGTCACCAGCTCCATCGGCGACCGGCGCTGCGAGAACGGGACGGTGAGCATCCTCCCCGGCGCCGGGGAGGTCGAGGGGGCATGCAGGCTCTACGGCTCCTTCTCGGGGCGCTACGACGGCCTGGACGTCTTTTTCGCCGCCCGGTCCAGCGTCCCTTTCAGCGCCCACGGCACCCGTATCAGGGAGCAGGTCAAGATGGGGGCGGTCCAGGCGGCGGGCAACGAGCTGGGCATCCTCCTCCAGTATCCCCCGTCGGTGCGGCAGGTGGAGCTGCGGGTCGGCATCTCGTATGTGAGCATCGCCAACGCCCGCGCCAACCTCGACGCGGAGGCCCCGCCCGCCACGGCCTTCCCGGTGCTGGTGAAGGGCGCGCGCGACGCCTGGGAGGCGTATCTGGGCCGCATCCGCGTGAAGGGCGGCACGGAGACCCAGCAGCGCATCCTCCACACGGCCCTGTACCGCACGGCCATGATGCCCACCCTCTTCACGGACGTGACGGGCGAGTACATGGGCTTTGACAAGGCGGTCCACCGGGCGGAGGGTTTCACGTACTACACCGACTTTTCCCTGTGGGACACCTTCCGCACCGCGCACCCTCTCTACAATCTGGTCGCCCCCGGGGAGACGGGGGACTTCATGCGCTCCCTGCTGGAGATGGCCAAGGCGGGCGGGGCCTTCCCCCGCTGGCCCTCCGGCGCGGGGTACACCAACTGCATGTTCGGCACCCCCGCCGACGCCGTCGTTTCCGAGGCCTGGCTGAAGGGCATCCGGGGATTTGACATTGAGGCGGCCTACACGATCCTGCGGCAGACCGCCACCTCCGGTCCCCCCGAGGGATGCCGCTTCGCGGGGCGCGGCGGGCTGCAGGACTACCTGCAATACGGGTACTGCCCGACGGACAAGATGAGGAAGGCCGTGTCCGCCACCCTGGAATATGCGTGGGAGGACCACGCGCTGTCCCTGCTGGCCGGCGCACTGGGGAAGGAGGACGACGCCCGGGAGTTCGCGCGGCGCGCGCAGTTCTACCGCAACCTGTGGAATCCGGCCACCCGCTTCTTCCAGCCCCGCGACAGCCAGGGGAGGTTCACGGAACCCTTCGAACCCCTCGCCCTGAGCTACACGGATTTCAAGCAGAAGTACACCAAAGACTTCGTCGAGGGCAGCCCCATGCAGTGGCGGTGGTGCGTGCCCCATGATCCGGAGGGGCTGGTATCGCTCTTCGGCGGCCCGCAGCGCTTTGTGCCCGAACTCGAGTCGTTCATGGAGAAGACGCGGAAGAAAACCGGCGCCTGGCACCCCGGCAGCCACTACTGGCACGGGAATGAGCACCACCTCAACGCCGCCTACCTGTTCAACCATGCCGGCCGCCGAGACCTGACGCAGAAGTGGGTGCGCCGCATTCTCGACACCAAGTACGCGGACGACTATGTGGGCGTGGACGGCAACGACGACGGGGGAACCCTCTCCTCGTGGTATGTCCTGAGCGCCCTCGGCATCTATCCCATCGCGGGCACGGTCACCTATGAGCTGGGCATCCCCCTGTTCGACGAGGCCGTGGTGGATATCGGCGGCGGGAAGACCCTGAAGGTGACAGCGGAAAACAACGCCCCCGGCGACATGCGCGTGCGCGAGGTGACCGCGGGCGGCACCCCCGTTGAGACGGCCACGCTGACGCATGACCAGCTCATGGCCGCCAACGAGCTGCGTTTCGTCCTCACCCCGCCGAAATGA
- a CDS encoding amino acid permease, which produces MLVRQPAEKNNLGVFGGVFTPCLLTILGVILFMRANYVVGAVGAYRALLILVFAEGIVLATSFSTSAVCTNTRMRGGGAYFLISRVLGPEYGGVMGIALFAAQAVSVPFYLLGFAEAFCDTLPGLGLVPWRVAAVAAVVLLAIAWTGAKWAIKVQYGILAVLGLSLFVAFAGIALVFSPETLAQNWAGPVPGAATVPGGVFSPPFWAMFALYFPAVTGIMAGINMSGDLRDPARSIPLGVFLAVGAGFLVYAGQIVLYAGAMPREELLLRPYLVMTENALLGAGFLVTAGVFAATLSSALGSLLAAPRVLQAMARDEVVPLIRVFAQGTAIGDEPRRGVLLTGGITFAVLAWAGHTPGGAGLNMVASAITILFLAVYSTINAAAFIEGITGNPSFRPQFRFFHWGIALAGLVASAAVAFIISPMVSLGVLLVLLAMYQHARRVETRASFGDVRRGLSYARVRRGLLQLTRMEESPKNWRPTCLVFSGRPESRETLVDYAAWFEADKGIVLLAEVLVGDMDTKAPERLLELNRLNQGLAGRSRAVFPLVLVAEQLDQGIRSILQTAGMGPIRPNLAMFAWTSTELRAPALAGHIRRAFSFGMSVLVLHEGARPPRDGARRIDVWWRGQANGNLMALLGHLLTQNWEWRGARLRLLRQVRGESDRARALAGLADLLVAARVAAEPVVVASEKPFGEILRDLSGDADCVFLGLNLPNPGAETDWYRACSSLFPADPTIVLALSKGDADITA; this is translated from the coding sequence ATGCTTGTGCGTCAGCCGGCGGAGAAGAACAATCTCGGCGTGTTCGGGGGCGTGTTCACGCCCTGCCTGCTGACGATTCTCGGCGTGATCCTGTTCATGCGCGCCAACTACGTGGTGGGGGCCGTGGGGGCCTACCGCGCGCTGCTGATCCTCGTCTTCGCCGAGGGGATTGTCCTCGCGACCTCCTTCTCCACCAGCGCGGTGTGCACCAACACGCGCATGCGCGGCGGCGGCGCCTACTTTCTCATCTCCCGCGTTCTCGGCCCGGAGTACGGGGGGGTGATGGGCATTGCGCTGTTCGCCGCCCAGGCGGTGTCGGTCCCCTTCTACCTTCTCGGCTTTGCCGAAGCCTTCTGCGACACTTTGCCCGGCCTCGGGCTGGTTCCCTGGCGCGTGGCCGCCGTTGCGGCTGTGGTGCTGTTGGCCATCGCGTGGACCGGGGCAAAATGGGCGATAAAGGTCCAGTATGGCATTTTGGCTGTGCTGGGTCTTTCCCTGTTCGTCGCGTTCGCCGGGATTGCCCTCGTTTTTTCTCCGGAAACCCTGGCGCAAAACTGGGCCGGCCCCGTCCCGGGCGCTGCAACGGTTCCTGGCGGGGTGTTTTCTCCCCCCTTCTGGGCCATGTTCGCCCTCTATTTCCCGGCGGTGACGGGCATCATGGCGGGCATCAACATGTCCGGCGACCTGCGCGATCCCGCGCGGAGCATTCCCCTCGGGGTCTTTCTGGCAGTCGGCGCAGGATTTCTGGTCTACGCGGGGCAGATCGTCCTTTACGCCGGGGCCATGCCCCGCGAGGAACTGCTGCTGCGCCCCTATCTGGTCATGACTGAAAACGCCCTGCTGGGCGCGGGGTTTCTGGTGACGGCGGGCGTGTTCGCCGCCACCCTGTCCAGCGCGCTGGGGAGCCTGCTGGCCGCGCCGCGGGTCCTGCAGGCCATGGCCCGCGACGAGGTTGTTCCCCTGATCCGTGTGTTTGCCCAGGGCACCGCCATCGGGGATGAGCCCCGGCGGGGGGTGCTCCTGACCGGTGGCATCACCTTTGCCGTGCTGGCCTGGGCCGGACACACCCCCGGCGGCGCGGGGCTGAACATGGTCGCCTCGGCCATCACCATCCTGTTTCTCGCCGTCTACAGCACCATCAACGCGGCGGCGTTTATTGAGGGCATCACGGGGAACCCCTCCTTCCGGCCCCAGTTCAGGTTTTTTCACTGGGGCATCGCCCTGGCGGGGCTGGTGGCGAGCGCCGCAGTCGCCTTCATCATCTCGCCGATGGTGTCGCTGGGCGTGCTGCTGGTCCTGCTGGCCATGTACCAGCACGCCCGCCGCGTGGAGACCAGGGCCTCCTTCGGCGACGTGCGGCGCGGCCTCTCCTACGCCCGCGTGCGGCGTGGGCTGCTCCAGCTCACCCGCATGGAGGAGTCCCCCAAGAACTGGCGGCCCACCTGCCTCGTCTTCTCCGGACGGCCCGAGTCGCGGGAGACGCTGGTGGATTACGCCGCGTGGTTTGAGGCCGACAAGGGCATCGTTCTGCTCGCCGAGGTGCTTGTGGGGGACATGGACACGAAAGCGCCGGAGCGCCTGCTGGAGCTGAACCGGCTGAACCAGGGCCTCGCCGGGCGGAGCCGGGCCGTGTTCCCCCTGGTGCTGGTGGCCGAACAGCTCGACCAGGGCATCCGGAGCATCCTCCAGACCGCCGGCATGGGCCCCATCCGGCCCAACCTCGCCATGTTTGCCTGGACCTCCACAGAACTGCGCGCCCCGGCCCTGGCCGGACACATCCGCCGCGCCTTCAGCTTTGGCATGAGCGTGCTGGTGCTCCACGAGGGCGCCCGCCCCCCCCGGGACGGTGCGCGCCGGATTGACGTCTGGTGGCGCGGCCAGGCCAACGGGAACCTCATGGCGCTGCTCGGCCACCTCCTCACGCAGAACTGGGAGTGGCGCGGGGCGCGCCTGCGGCTTCTGCGCCAGGTCCGCGGCGAAAGCGACCGCGCGCGGGCCCTCGCCGGACTCGCCGACCTCCTCGTCGCGGCCCGGGTCGCCGCCGAACCCGTCGTGGTCGCCAGCGAAAAGCCCTTCGGCGAAATCCTCCGCGACCTCTCCGGCGACGCCGACTGCGTCTTCCTCGGCCTCAACCTCCCGAACCCCGGCGCCGAGACCGACTGGTACCGCGCCTGCTCCTCCCTCTTCCCGGCCGACCCCACCATTGTTCTCGCCCTCTCGAAAGGCGACGCCGACATCACCGCCTGA
- a CDS encoding trypsin-like peptidase domain-containing protein has product MGILPRVGSGARWSAGWALPGCLAALLGMAAAFAGTEAGEGGPDFAAPQGHAVEMVWTEQSPALPEIHVEGRLYRDAATGERVERYFDADGAPLDDRAVKALGISAKRWNPVRRSQPTEFAPSGKKETEARPVPALAAGEAPQMVFPPKDAAALLAEDALDAGWAKGLVRIGVADDLVPAVEVGPGGATAGEWRVLADGTRMWALTLRSLDAVGQRVRVTGLRAEPGVDLVVYPSDRLGEAWAVTEAGWSPTCFGEALTVECRVAPQVTEFTPFALDGLVYLYLDPAAASAEKAGSCNIPAACEAGWATAAMSVGGLGKVSGAAALFCTGTLIADTVAETTMPYLLTANHCVGDVASAGNLEVYWLYQSDTCDGAAGALENVPRTTGGADILTTSSCLRGTDVSLLQLRGSVPEGIPYAGWSTESIAPGRATATIHHPSGDPKCISFGAVPARVDGERLMHEDRFHAVVWNRGTTERGSSGCPLFTGDGGLIIGQLYGGYASCEAPDEADYFGRFDRSYALVQPYLDPGKLNPPDEGEGEGQPEGEGEGEGEEEEDDGCCHLFKIANPANALAALLVVAVLALGAVIPGGRP; this is encoded by the coding sequence ATGGGTATTCTTCCACGGGTCGGATCCGGGGCGCGCTGGTCGGCGGGATGGGCGCTGCCGGGGTGTCTTGCGGCTCTTTTGGGAATGGCCGCGGCCTTTGCGGGGACGGAGGCGGGGGAGGGCGGCCCGGACTTCGCCGCCCCGCAGGGACATGCCGTGGAGATGGTGTGGACCGAGCAGAGTCCCGCGTTGCCGGAAATCCATGTGGAGGGCCGCCTTTACCGCGACGCCGCGACGGGAGAACGGGTGGAGCGGTATTTTGACGCGGACGGCGCGCCGCTGGATGACCGGGCAGTGAAGGCCCTGGGCATCTCCGCGAAGCGCTGGAATCCCGTGCGCCGAAGCCAGCCGACCGAGTTTGCCCCCTCCGGCAAAAAGGAGACGGAAGCACGGCCGGTGCCCGCGCTGGCCGCCGGGGAGGCCCCCCAGATGGTCTTTCCGCCGAAGGACGCCGCGGCGCTGCTGGCGGAGGATGCGCTGGACGCCGGGTGGGCCAAGGGACTGGTCCGCATCGGGGTCGCCGATGATCTGGTCCCCGCCGTGGAGGTGGGGCCCGGCGGGGCGACGGCGGGGGAGTGGCGCGTGCTGGCGGACGGCACGCGGATGTGGGCGCTCACGCTGCGGTCGTTGGACGCGGTCGGGCAGCGGGTGCGCGTCACCGGCCTGCGCGCGGAACCGGGCGTTGACCTGGTGGTCTACCCCTCCGACAGGCTGGGAGAGGCCTGGGCGGTCACCGAAGCGGGCTGGAGCCCCACCTGTTTCGGCGAGGCGCTGACGGTGGAATGCCGGGTGGCCCCGCAGGTCACGGAGTTCACCCCCTTCGCGCTGGACGGGCTGGTGTATTTGTATCTCGACCCCGCGGCGGCGTCCGCCGAGAAGGCGGGATCCTGCAACATCCCCGCCGCCTGCGAGGCGGGGTGGGCCACGGCGGCCATGTCCGTCGGCGGGCTGGGAAAGGTCAGCGGGGCTGCGGCCCTCTTCTGCACGGGCACGCTGATTGCCGACACGGTGGCGGAGACGACGATGCCCTATCTGCTCACGGCGAACCACTGCGTGGGCGACGTGGCCAGTGCGGGCAACTTGGAGGTGTACTGGCTCTATCAGTCAGACACCTGTGACGGCGCCGCGGGCGCGCTGGAGAACGTCCCGCGCACCACGGGGGGCGCCGACATCCTCACCACGTCCAGCTGCCTCAGGGGAACAGATGTCTCGCTCCTGCAACTGCGCGGCTCCGTGCCCGAGGGCATTCCGTATGCCGGGTGGTCCACGGAGTCCATTGCGCCCGGCCGCGCCACGGCCACCATCCACCACCCGTCGGGCGACCCAAAGTGCATCTCCTTCGGGGCGGTTCCCGCCCGGGTGGACGGCGAGCGCCTCATGCACGAGGATCGCTTTCACGCCGTGGTGTGGAACCGCGGGACCACCGAGCGGGGCTCCTCGGGGTGCCCGCTGTTCACCGGGGACGGCGGCCTGATCATCGGCCAGCTCTACGGCGGCTATGCCTCCTGCGAGGCGCCGGATGAAGCCGACTATTTCGGCCGTTTCGACCGGTCCTACGCGCTGGTGCAGCCGTATCTCGACCCGGGAAAGCTGAATCCCCCCGATGAAGGCGAGGGGGAGGGCCAGCCCGAGGGCGAAGGCGAGGGGGAAGGGGAGGAAGAGGAGGACGACGGCTGCTGCCATCTATTCAAGATCGCCAATCCCGCCAATGCGCTGGCCGCCCTGCTGGTGGTGGCCGTGCTGGCGCTGGGCGCGGTGATTCCCGGCGGCAGGCCATGA